A stretch of the Planctomycetota bacterium genome encodes the following:
- a CDS encoding phosphopantothenoylcysteine decarboxylase: MASHDQPDAEASRTPRVLVAAGPTHEPIDDVRYLANRSSGRLGAALAETSSKRGWPTTLLMGPCTARDRLEERIAGRRSAPGRPLADAASHNNEPPSGQNGPAEQRVASHLDLVRFRTAADLQALLLERVPAIDVLVMAAAVADFRPAGHVHGKLERGETITLALEPVPDLLAEARRGMTGGAIAIGFALEADAASDERGRRKLERKGCDAIVVNPLDTMDSADIDARILFADADRPPRRVGPMGKAAFASVLLDVAAELWRAAGRPSPR; the protein is encoded by the coding sequence ATGGCAAGCCACGACCAGCCCGACGCCGAAGCCTCGCGCACGCCGCGGGTCTTGGTGGCCGCGGGCCCCACGCACGAGCCCATCGACGACGTGCGGTACCTCGCGAATCGCTCGTCGGGTCGGCTCGGCGCAGCGCTCGCGGAGACCTCGTCCAAACGCGGCTGGCCGACCACGCTGCTGATGGGACCATGCACCGCCCGCGATCGCCTGGAGGAGCGGATCGCGGGACGTCGATCGGCACCAGGGCGCCCCCTGGCGGATGCTGCCTCGCACAACAACGAGCCTCCATCGGGCCAGAACGGCCCTGCTGAGCAACGCGTCGCTTCGCACCTCGACCTCGTCCGGTTCCGAACGGCCGCGGACCTGCAGGCCCTCCTACTCGAGCGCGTACCGGCGATCGACGTGCTGGTGATGGCGGCCGCGGTCGCCGATTTCCGGCCCGCCGGCCACGTCCATGGCAAGCTGGAGCGGGGCGAGACGATCACGCTCGCACTCGAGCCCGTACCCGATCTACTCGCCGAGGCCCGCCGGGGCATGACCGGCGGAGCGATCGCTATCGGCTTCGCCCTCGAGGCCGACGCCGCGAGCGATGAACGCGGACGCCGCAAGCTCGAGCGGAAGGGCTGCGACGCGATCGTGGTGAACCCCCTGGACACCATGGACTCGGCGGACATCGACGCCAGAATCCTGTTCGCCGATGCGGATCGGCCGCCCCGCCGCGTCGGCCCGATGGGCAAGGCCGCCTTCGCCTCGGTGCTGCTCGACGTCGCCGCCGAACTCTGGCGGGCGGCGGGCCGCCCTTCGCCTCGTTGA